ATCTATAACAGTTGCCAATGTCACCCGTTACAGATGACATAATCTATAACGGTTTTATTGGACCCGTTACAGATGTAAGAATCTGTGCTAGTGTAGAAGATGTTGACATCACATAACAAATTATTCCATAGAAATTAATTGCGAGAATGGAATACCACAAAAGGACCATCAGATTCCATGCGACTTACAAGGTGCTGCCTAACTTTGAAACTTCACCTGGCACCTTCAATTCCATGTGACAGGTTTTGTCTTTGTGGAAATTGATTTCTTGATTTGGACAGCTCAGTTGTGTTCTTCCATGGAAAAggggcctggtttagttcccaactttttcttcaaacttccaacttttctatcacatcaaaacttttctacatacacaaactttcaacttttccgtcacatcgttccaatttcaatcaaacttccaattttggcgtgaactaaacacacccaaggTGAACATATTTCTTACGGCGTTGAAATGTCATCGGTGATCAAAAGTATTCGATACGTCAATATTGCAGAATAAGTATATGGACGACAacgaaaagggaaaaaatacaCGGGAGTTCCTTTCAGTTAGTAGGACAGGATTTCTTCGATGTTGACCTCAGATATATTGCCTTAACGTGAGGTAACTTCAATGACTTAGCTTCAAGTTGATATTTTGTAGGAACTCTGTTCCATGTAGGGACCAAACTTTTAAGGACTGGACAGCAAATATCTGGAGAAGTAGAAAGTAAAATGTAAGgaccctttgaatcaaaggatttatataggaatttcataggattcaaatcctataggaaattttcctatttggccctttgattcaaaggattgaagctttccagatcctatgaaattcctatggaatcacacattgcatgtggattttggaggaaatttagcaagagctccaacctcttggaaaatttcctttgagtctatctctctcatccgattcctgcgttttttcctgcgctccaatcaaacgaccattcctatatttttcctgtgttttgcaattctctgtgttttttctattcctctattttttctaccctacgattcaaaggggcctaaTTGTACATATCCTCTTTAGATTGCAATTAATGATTTACCCtccggacccacatgtcagtaaccCCCCCCCCTATATATGTCATTTGCATAGGAGGGTAAATCCTCAGATTATTGATATAAACGAAGGGTATATGATCTAAACGGAGGGAATAATATGAATTTGGCGTACTGAACTAATTTGGCATATACTGAATCACTAGCTATATTGTTCAAAGTAATATGAGTTGAACCAATGATCTTAGCCAAGAAACCAACTGAATTTCATGGACACTTTTCTAACATGAAATTTAAGTAAATATGGGCCAAACAtgatattttatatatgtgagGAGGTTCTGTAAAATATTACAATCATATATAGTACCTACGATTATGTACGGTCACaagttataattaattaatacctACTTTAggcttttatatatgtgtgtgtataaatAAATGTACAGATTCCAAAATGTTTTGTTTTCGTCGGTCCGGCCAGTGGAATGCCAGATTGTATTAAGAGTGAGGGAAAAAAATGTAGAGGATGTACGAAGTTTAAACAACAAATACGGTTGTTGTGATTGACTTACATAAGAACAAGGGGTAAAGCCTGCACTACTGCACCCAATCTAGCTACACAAAGAAAGGAGCCCTGCTGCAGTATCCTCCCAGGCCAGTTGCACCATTCCCATTCCTCCCAGATCGCTTGAGCCACTTGCGACGCAAACCTGCAGACGTGCTGCTGGAATGCCTGAGCATTTCACTCTTTCCACACCAGCCACGAAATCAGAATAAGAACAGCATCAAAGCTAGCCAGCGCAACTGGACTTTGTTGGAAGAAGGCGACGAGAATCAAACCACCAGAATAATAGGTCACCAGAGGAGGAGCATGCGAAATCTTCAGCTTATGGTGGACATTACCCCATACCTGCCTGGTGTAGGTAGCTAATTCCAAAATGGTGTGTTCTAAATGCATCATTATATGAACCTACCAGCCTTGGCGACGTTATTGTCATTCCTATGTGCACACCCTTTGGTAGTCTAGTGGTGTAAGTTACGACTGCACATGCTACTAGTTTTGCGTGCTTGAACTTCCACAGCCAGTCCAAGTACGTCCAGAGCACGTGATACAAGTGTACAAGTGTGAGGTGAGCACGGGCACTCTCGATACTTGACACGTTTGCCCCATGACAGTTCTATCACGTGATTGGACTAGTGCATATACAATCTACCTATAGTGGTGATGTCCAAACAATAATGGAAATGTTTACCTATACCCTATAATTAATAGTGCATAAATGTTTATATTCAATagaaaaactatatatgtattatGCAGAGACATTTTGCTAAAGATGATTTACAATCACCTCTCTTTCACATCTCAGCTCCATGCACGGATGGCTTGAGCTTCAGTTAAGCAACCACAAGAGCTTATATTGGCTACTATGAGTTAAATTCATACAGAGGCTGTTTGGAGCAACTCTTCTATTATGTataaaaatagttaaattcatTATAAACAAACTGTTTACATGTTTTTACACAAATATTGTAAAAACTTACAATCACATACAATTCTCACCTAGCAAAAAGATCCTTCTGTATACAAGGAAAGCAGTTTTTACAAAAGGAGTAAGAAAAGAACAGTGCATTCATATCTGATGACCATAATTCATGTCATCTTCCGTTTGAAATGGCAGATGCAGTGCCATTGCTTACCATCGATGAACTTGTCATGATGTACTCGTCAAACCCTTCATTTTGCATTATTGTCATCATATGATAGCTCAAATCTGTTGGTGACATCTCTGGTAATGGAATGCTACCATCAAGGTAATGAATGACCTGCCGCATAGAAGGCCTTGCATTAGCAAAAGGGTGAGAGCATAAAAGTCcaagatttatagctaaaactGCCTCTCTAACATTATAATTTCCTTCAAGCCTGCTATCCACTGTACTGACTAGTGATCCTTTGTTCCATTGCTCAAGCACCCAGTCAACTAACATCGTTTGGCTATCAAGTGAACTTTGATTGATGGGTCTCTGCCCACAGGCAACCTCGAGAACAAACATGCCAAAAGCAAATACATCAGTAAGAGGGGTCGCCTTGCTAGTGTGTCCTAGTTCTGGAGCTAGGTATCCTATTGTTCCAACCACATGCGTGGTTTGTGGGTCATCATCATGATCATACAATCTTGCAAGGCCAAAGTCACCAAGTCGTCCGTTCATATCGCCATCAAGAAGAACATTACTAGCTTTTATGTCCCGATGGATAACAGCTTTTTCCCACTCTTCGTGGAGATAGACCAAGCAAGATGCAATGCCTTTGATGATATGCCACCTTTGGGCCCAAGTTAGAATGGTTTTTCCCTCTATACTATGTATGTATTTGTCAACACTTCCATTTGGCATGTAGTCATACACTAAGAACAGCTCACCTCTTCTTCTACAATAGCCAAGTAATTGCACGAGATTATGGTGTTGGAGACGACCAATACTAACAATCTCGGCAACAAATTCCTTCATTCCTTGCCTTGATTCATGACACACCCTCTTTACTGCAATCTCCAATTTTGACACTGGAAGGGTACCCTTATATACTCTCCCAAATCCTCCTACACCCAGCAGATTCTCATTCTTGAATCCTTCAGTTGCATGATACAGATCCTTATAAGAGAACCGGTGCGGTCCAAACTCAACCTCCCAATCTTCGCGCAGTTCTGTATACCTCATATGCCTTCGTATGAGTACAAGACCAATAATGCCCACAGTAAGGACAAAACTTGCCGTTGCTACTGGTAGAACAATCTCCAATACCTTCGATCGTGGCTTTGGGCCCATGCGTGGCAGCTTTGGTAGCTTACCTAAGTTAATGGCTGAAGCAGGACTATTTATCGCAAAGCTCCAGCCGAGTACACAATGCCGCACGTTGATTGTGCCAGTTGCAGAGGAGAAACCAACATACGCAACATCTGTAATCACAGATGTGAGGTTGTAGCTGGCTGTGAACAATGGCTTCATGGGTCTCGCAACCTTGATGGGAGCCATGGCCACAGTGATCTGCGTGTTGTTGCTATCGTAGTCCACCCACACCTGCATGGCCTCACGGCTAATCAGGCTCAAGTTATGGAAGTTACCATCCTTGTCATCGTAGTAGCCGGCGTAGTAGGACTGCTCTGATCGGAGACCGTTCATGTTGACGCCGGCATGGTTTGCATTGATGTCGCCAAACTCCTTGTTTTGGATGGTGTCGAGCTCGACAGCGAAGAAATGGTTGCTGCTATTGCCGTTGCTCTGGATGTTGGCGAGGCCCAGGAATTGGCCAGGCAACGCAGCTGAGAAGTTCATGCTTGGCACAATGACGAAGGCCATGCCATGAGCACTTAGATCAGTGTAGACAGATAGGATGGCGAATACGAAGGATGCCGAGAAGGAGAGCACTGATCCATTGGGTGATCGGACAAAGCGCAACGGGACCGGGTAGAATGCATGGCCCTTCTGCTGGACTGTGCCATTGGTGAGCTCTAGGAGGCCACCTGATGTGATAGTTGCACCATCCATGGTCAGGTTAGCACCAGAGAAGCCAGAGTAGGCGAATTGGTTGTCATCGTTGGCAGAGAAGGCTGGTAGGATAAGGCTAATAAGGTATAGGAGCTGCAGGAGCACTAACGTACTGGAGGACATGGTGTTGGTTGCTGATAGCAAATCCGAGATGCAAGAGCACCCAGCACGAGCTGAAGATTGCAGAACTGTCTTATGGCCCCAGCCTAGAAATATCCTACCCAGCAATTCAATCTGCAGCGGCTTGCTTCTTTATCACAGCTCTTTCACCTGTCAATTTTTCCCAACAAAAGTCATGATAGGCCACcttattttcctctttttttttctgcacgcTCTGTAAGTGATTATGACTTTGACTTTGGACTTAAGAATAAAAGAAAAGTATAAacacaagacaaaaaaaaaatagcagctTAATTTAGTGGTTGAATAAGCTTTCTTTGTTGCGGTGGATGAGAATTCTCGTCGACTGTCGTTGAAGAGTTTTAGTGGTGGCCGGTATAGGTCGAGATTGCCCTTTGTAGTTAATGGTGTTATTATTTCCAACTATGCGCCatgcagtgaaaaaaaaaaacctattagCAGCGAAGTTGTAAAATTCTCATTAAATCGGAACTGGGCCTTTCATTCCAATAGTAATGCTCTTCTGAGTTTTTTGGGCTTAGTTATTCCCTCATATTCGATgagcatatttttctaattgctaaacgatatgttttttaaaaactttttatacacaactttttaaaaaaacaaataaatctattttaaaaacttatcatagttaatacttaattaatcatatcatAATGGCATTTCATATTTTGTGTGCTGTTGTTTAGTTCCTACCAAAAATCTCGAACAAATAAAGCCTAAGCCAATTAAACATAACACTCTCAGATCTCTAAATATACCACTTCAAGGTATTTAATATGGGTAGAATAAATAATATACACCCTAATTAATATGGGTATCATGTCCAAAATGATAAGAAATGAAGAACTTGAGGGAATAGTATGTCAGATCAATGGTAGTAAATGAAAATCTCAGAGttgttcatttttaaaataaatctatttgatGTGGAACATGTTGGTTCACACCTTAAGATCTCAAGCGCATGCCCCTTTAAGCAGAAAACAAAAGAACAAGCCAGAACAAAAATACTATACAAGCGCAAAATATTTGGGGCAATTTTCTCCTCTATTCTCTACTCCAATTTATACCGAATTCTAAAAGTAAATGTTTTAAAAGCGTGTTCATTATTAATATATTGCCAAGGAATGTCTATAGCTAGTTGTTAACCTGCACATTTGCATTGTTTAGAAATGTCTATACTCATTTAAAAAGGAATAGTAATGGTGAATAAAAGACATATGGGGCCAAAGAACCCAGATATCAACTACCCTCACCACTAAGGATGAAAACGGAGTGGATGcggacggataatgctcataccatgtttgttttcattttcattttctttttttttttgccagatGGAAAACAAATATGAATAGCTCAGATACCGAAACAAATACGaattatctcgaatacgaatTAGGATCAAATATGATCGGACATGAGtacggaaatatttttttctcggaacacgaaaaccacctcaacttctaatagaaacaaacatcatcatatataattagctcaatttatataaaatatagtataatttaacaaaatatttaaaagtttaaataatattaatagtgtggactagtgttaagaggtgcgctactattaaaatctaaaaagcTATATTGAAGGTCATAGAGCTGTAAAGAAATGGGGTCTCATGGCTTCAGCGGATATCCGAAACTATTCGCCGGATATTCGTATTATTATCTGCATCCGTCGAAAACCCCGATACCATATTTGTATTTGTATCCGGGAGAAAATATATGTACCCGTATTCGTATCTGAACTATTTGAGGAATTATTTGCTCCGAAAGATATCCATATTCGTTTTTCCTCCAGAGCGGATAGAAAGAATCCGCTCAGTTTTCATCCCTGCCCATCATCTCTATTTCTTTTGtgtgaagaaaaaatatattgtgaTATCATAGGGTCCACATATTAgttacaaatatatttaaaaaataaaataaaattttcccatcaaaaaaatgtatttaaaatttaagtgatgatgtattaaaaaacaatgataatagTAGGTTAATAATCAATTAAAACCTCGTTGCAATGCACAGGCAATATGCTAGTTAACAATACAATTACacaactatatatttatttagattGCCTCTTAAACCGTGCTCGAAGAtcatttcaaatggaaaaaaaagttcaaaactgAACAAACAACACTCTAGAACATTCTTTTTAGTTTCGTTTGAAATGGATATGGTTTTCCTTAGCTTTTATTATGCAAAGTTTACTGATGTTGATGTCACTTAATTAGGTCCATATGAATTTTACTTTATTATGCAAATTAGATTTAGACTCTTTTGCCCTTGAACTGATTGGGGAAAATTGGTCGATAATGGATTGATTTAAGGCACACATGCTAATGAAATGAACCCCAAtcttaagggcccctttgatttgtagggaaaatgtaggaattttggaggattttaatcctatgaaaaaaaaatcctatggaggtatttgaaacaaatgattgaatcctattcaatcttttaaaattcctatggaatgggtaatcctatgcacattttggaggaaagttagcaagaagTCTAACCTCTTGAAACATTTTCTCTGAGTCTATCTTTCTCAtctaattcctgcgtttttcttgtggtccaatcaaacggtcgttcctgtatttttcctgtgttttgcaatcctctgttttacaattgtattcctgtcagagtcctatgttttttctattcctctgtttttttattcctacgATTTAAAGGAGCCCTAACAGGCGTCATAGGAGACAATCGCAGAATATGACAGAGGGTAACAGGTACAGGTGCTGCAGGACAACAAACGGTGATAGCTCTGAGTCCAAATACAGTCAAGCTAGCTTACACCTTACGGCGAGGTGCAATTCTACTGCCTTATTACAGCGAGGGGCTAGCTATTGGCTCGATCTTATGTTGCCAGTTGCCATCTTGAAAAAGATAAGATTCTAATGGCTAGCTACATTCGAGTCACAAGGGCATGAACAGTGGTGAACACGACTGCTATCGAGTAAAGCAGGACTAAATTTCAAGCTTTATATTTAAATAGAGTACATCAGTATACGAATTTACTATGTGGGTATAATTTAGCGtataaatttataaattaaTTGTTTTGATGCACAAATTTATCTAGGGCTTGCAAACTAAAATCAAAAAGCATGTTATAACTAATTTAACTAAGTTGTGCGGTTTGTGTTTTTGGCTCCATTTTTCATAGGAGATTAGCtcgttatagttttttttttccatgactGCCGCCTTGGCGCATGGTAATACTATGTACTTTCGAATTTTTTTCTCCTATCAACTAAAATACCAAAGCTCCTggttctttagaaaaaaaaaacatatactcAATCATAGAGTAAGTCATGTTGAGCGTACATAGAAAAAGTATATAAAACATAAAGGAATATGCAATAGATACAAAGTATGGtagaacaaaataaataaataaataaacattaTTTACACATAAGATATGTCTCATGTGCTAGTTTATACGTGTGACATCCTAATTAAACTCTAACTCAACATGATTAGTCACAATGTATCATTTCAGACTTGGTTCACTCGGACTAGACAAGACAAGTTCATATACCATAATGAGCATTTACAAGTTTTGTTCTAAATTGCACGCACCCACCTGACAAGTTTATGAACCACCAACACAATTTACTCAATTGAATACTATCTCCCATCTGAAATAAGTGTTGTTTTAGACAACCACACGGAACTAATGCATTTGGTTTATTAGTATAGATTTTTTATAATGTATGGCAAAGGGTATAAATTTTGTAGAATGCATGGCAGAGTATAAGATTTTGGTACAATTTTGGAGGCAAATCTAACAAAATAGATTTTCATAATTGGATCGAAATATTTAAAGTAAAAATTATTGTCAAAGTTTAAACATATTGACTGCACGTATTTCAAAACAGAACTAAACTGTGACCGGAGGCAACCTAGATCATCTGGGATGTAAATGGACAAAACACTTTGTTTTTACGACTTAATTATGTTGAGATCTCCATCCAAGCATGTTGTCCCCATGCTTGACAATCCAggtaaaaattcagaatttcatAGAACAAAATTTTTGCATAACCCATGAAAGCAGCATGCTATGCTGGCTGCTTTCCGAAGTCGGAATTCAATCGAGGTGGAATGTGTACACGGGCAAGGGGTAATCTTCATTTTACACATGGGTTACAAATCCATAGGAAAAAAGGAGGTCCAACTGAGTGATTGCAATAATCATATAGCTAGAGGATGGAgagggatatttttttttttttggggcaaTCGAGTGAACTGCGTTGCAAACATGAATATACATCTACAGGGCGTTGCAGCGACGAACAGCAGCACTACTAATGTCAATGGAGGATCACAGATTCACAGGCAAAATTTGAAGGTCGAAATACCCAAAGCTATCTGTGGTTGAAGCCTTAAAAAAGTGGATTGAAACCACAAGTTTGAGATGTGCAACAGTATGCATGTCCGCATGTTATAGCTGCAGAATAAGAGGGCAAATTAGCATCATAGTGTTAATGAGATGAGTAGACAAACTGGTTTAACATTCAAGGCTTCTCTGTTGTTCTTTTTTCCACCCCATGACTGAAACCCAACATATGGAAGTCGATACTAATTCAATTTCAAACAGCATACCAAGCAACTCTATTTTTTGAAGCTGAGATCTTAGTGTTACTGTATATAACAACCTCATTCAAAACATAGTAGGTTGATATCACACTCAATAGAACCCAAGGTTTTTGGTGCAACTTACCCCGATTTAATACTTTTAGCTTGGAAGTGCAGAAATTGGCAACTGGTTGTGAAATGATCCATTTGATAGTTCATGTGCCTCCAAAGGACTTTTCTTCGAGCGCTCCAAGGATGTTGCTTCAAAAATGCCTACAAAAGAACACATTTCTCACTAAGCAATTTGCACTGAAACAAAAGAACAATGGTATATCATTAAATTTCTGGGGAGGCAACTACCAGTTAAAGAAATATAATATTTAGATTAGGAACAACCAAATGTTATACAACTGACACAGTATAGTTTGTGAGAATTTACATATCACATATGAATATATAAAGGATGAGACCTCAAAACTCACCAAATCCTAAAATCACTGAACAAAGCAGAAAGCCCAAAAGGGAGAAATCCATTTTGTACAGTATCTCCAAAACAATGATGCAACCTGTTGAAACCATTAGATGTCTTGGAGAAGAGAAGACCAGATGCAATCTGCCCGAGAGAATAATAAAACAATCAACAAATTAGAGACATTATATCATGAACAAAATGGGAGTTCGCTAAACAAGTTGTTATGTCTTTGTGTTTAGTAAGAACGTCAGATATTAAGAGATATTAAGTTTTATGTGGAACACATGAAGAATTTAAGAGATATTAATTAAGTTAAATTCATAATCTGCTCAGATTCTGATCAGTTAGATTAGtgataaacaaaataattaagcCTGGTCAATTACATTAACAGAAGACAACTGATGGAAGGATTTGAGCAATTTTTACATTTCCCTTTTAATAGAAGTTGAGATTACCCATCTGTAAGAAAAATCTTACTTTTCCTCGGCAACATTGTCAACATAGAATATAAGCACCATTCCAAACAAAACAGTACTCAAGTACGCCCAGCTTGGAAACTGCAGTTTAACTATGCTGTCAGATGCCGAGCCCTGTGATCAACAGAACATTTATCACTATATatcaaagagaagaaaaaagaaatgccAATCTTTGCAGCAAACAGATATTACATGCTAGGGCATAGACAAGGTATACTCACCAGGATTGTATCCCACAttgcaaaaggaaaaagaaaacatgtaGCAGAAGCAACATTAATTGCATGAAGTCGCCTTTTAAGTTGATTCTGCGGAATAACAAAATAGGCAACTGTCAGTTCCACAAATACTTCTCAGCATAAATTAAGGATAGCAGTAGTATATATATCCCAATAAGCTGCAGTAACAGCACATGATCAGGGATCTCAATATCGCATGGAATAGTCATGATAGAAACAGATTCATAAGAGATTCCTTAATTTGAAAAACAAGTCCAATTTACTCCCTCGAACTATTTCACTTAACCCCCTAAACTATTTTTCTGCTCATTTTAACCCCTAAACTGTTAGAAATGATTCACTTTACTGGCTAATTACAtttctcttctttgtttctCTTTATATGAGTAGTATTTTAAGCTTATATTTTGAAGAGCCATAGATGACACCATTATCAAAGTTCTAAAATAGTTTCAATATTTTTTCATGActattttcttaaaattttaaacctATATGTTTAAATTAGTCTCAATGCTTGCAACCTATGTAAACAGCGATTAAAAATGCCAATAAATTGTTGAGACTTAGTTATAATGCATATATCAATCCCACCAAATTTCATTGCAAAATTTGACCTATATAGAGataaacaaaaaagataaatatcGTGAGGGAGTAAGACAACATTTTCAATAGTTCGGTGAGTAAAATGAGCCGAGAAATTGTTTAGGGGATTAAGTGCTCCAGCGAAAAAGTTTAGGggggtaaaatagactttttcccTTAATTTCACATATAAATTCTATA
The window above is part of the Oryza sativa Japonica Group chromosome 7, ASM3414082v1 genome. Proteins encoded here:
- the LOC9270958 gene encoding L-type lectin-domain containing receptor kinase SIT2-like, producing the protein MSSSTLVLLQLLYLISLILPAFSANDDNQFAYSGFSGANLTMDGATITSGGLLELTNGTVQQKGHAFYPVPLRFVRSPNGSVLSFSASFVFAILSVYTDLSAHGMAFVIVPSMNFSAALPGQFLGLANIQSNGNSSNHFFAVELDTIQNKEFGDINANHAGVNMNGLRSEQSYYAGYYDDKDGNFHNLSLISREAMQVWVDYDSNNTQITVAMAPIKVARPMKPLFTASYNLTSVITDVAYVGFSSATGTINVRHCVLGWSFAINSPASAINLGKLPKLPRMGPKPRSKVLEIVLPVATASFVLTVGIIGLVLIRRHMRYTELREDWEVEFGPHRFSYKDLYHATEGFKNENLLGVGGFGRVYKGTLPVSKLEIAVKRVCHESRQGMKEFVAEIVSIGRLQHHNLVQLLGYCRRRGELFLVYDYMPNGSVDKYIHSIEGKTILTWAQRWHIIKGIASCLVYLHEEWEKAVIHRDIKASNVLLDGDMNGRLGDFGLARLYDHDDDPQTTHVVGTIGYLAPELGHTSKATPLTDVFAFGMFVLEVACGQRPINQSSLDSQTMLVDWVLEQWNKGSLVSTVDSRLEGNYNVREAVLAINLGLLCSHPFANARPSMRQVIHYLDGSIPLPEMSPTDLSYHMMTIMQNEGFDDKNLSNTWAQYIGLLNSRNDGNRSNHMFAVELDTTQNDEFKDIDNNHVGININSLISLQAHHTGYYDDKSGFFNNLTLISGKAMQVWADYDGESAQINVTLAHLGAPKSVRPLLSSSYNFSDVLRDQSYIGFSATTGAISTRHCVLGWSFAMNSPAPAIDISRLPKLPRLGPKPRSKTLDITLPIATAIFVLAAGTVVVLLVRRRLRYMELQEDWEVDFGPHRFSFKDMYHATEGFNKNNLLGVGGFGKVYKGVLQKSKVPVAIKRVSHESTQGMKKFIAEVVSIGKLRHRNLVPLLGYCRRKGQLLLVYDYMSNGSLNKYLYPEDGKPSLNWAERFHVIKGVAFGLLYLHEKWEKVVIHRDIKPSNVLLDSEMNGKLGDFGLSRLYDHGTDPQTTHMVGTMGYLAPELVRTGRASTSTDVFAFGIFLLEVTCGQRPIKKDSQGNQHSLFDWVLQFLHNSSLIEAMDSRLQADFNIDEVCLVLKLGLLCSHPFTNARPSMQQVMEYLEGDTPIPEISSRHFSFTMQALMQSKGFESPDMLCPQFTSIGTFSELSGGR